A genomic window from Thermodesulfitimonas autotrophica includes:
- the fdnG gene encoding formate dehydrogenase-N subunit alpha gives MSRLNRRDFLKLLGLGTAGIAGFPAVSAAGELPAPVPGSYRLKRAKETVSVCSYCGCGCGLVVYSEGDRVVYIEGDPDHPINEGHMCPKGIALSDANTIVDQNKRRVPNPRRVTKVLYRRPGATKWEVKDWDWALKEIAKRVKATRDATFEEKDANGVTVNRTPAIAHLGSASLDNEENYVIHKLLRSLGIINIDHHARLUHSSTVAGLANTFGRGVMTNHFIDYKNADVVLMIGSNSAECHPRAMSWILRGRETRGTKLIVVDPRFTKSAALADIYAPIRPGTDIAFLLGLINYAIENKLYQHDYVVNYTNASFLVDPNFKCEDGLFSGFNLKDGKVFYDTTTWRYQKDGDTIKKDPTLRDPNCVFQILKRHVARYDIKTVCQITGTPEDIYRQVCETFCATGVPDKAGNVIYAMGITQHTYGSQNVRAIAMLQLLLGNIGVAGGGVNAQRGESNVQGSTDMAMLFHLLPGYLAMVDATKHTKLQDYLDKEVPKTSFWQNTGKFLISQLKAWYGDKATKENDFCFDWLPKLDGKPHDHVSIFQSMAEGKIKGFFAWGQNPLVGGPTVAAERQAMENLDWLVVVDLFETETAAFWKRPGVDPKKIKTEVFLLPAAFSYEKEGTVTNSGRWVQYRWKAVAPPGDAKSDLWIADRLFKAIRKEYQTGGRFPDPILNMVWNYDAPGSDEPDIGKVALEINGYTVADGKALDTFVKLKDDGSTACGCWIYAGYWVVDPELKVEAAKRRSRVDKSGLGLYPKWAFAWPVNRRIVYNRCSCDPNGQPWDPQRALVAWDGTKWVTNDVPDFAVKDAAGNPVPPAKTAGAPFIMVPEGVGRLFGADNGIRAGALKEGPLPEHYEPVESPIANLIAKQQNNPVILRRKGAFDRVAPSGSVEYPYVLTTFRLVEHYQSGAVTRNSPWLVELMPEVFVEISPQLAARLGIKSGDAVVVSTIRGTIKCKACVTPSLKPLKVGGREVEVVGLPWHWGYQGIGVGESANVLTLSLGDANTQIPEYKACLCNIRKA, from the coding sequence ATGAGCAGATTGAACCGACGGGATTTCCTAAAGCTTTTGGGTTTAGGAACGGCTGGGATCGCCGGTTTTCCTGCCGTAAGTGCAGCAGGTGAATTGCCAGCTCCTGTGCCGGGGTCCTACAGGCTTAAACGGGCCAAAGAAACCGTTTCGGTTTGCTCGTACTGCGGCTGTGGCTGTGGCTTGGTCGTTTATAGTGAGGGCGACCGGGTCGTCTATATTGAAGGGGATCCCGATCACCCTATCAATGAAGGCCACATGTGCCCGAAAGGGATCGCGCTTTCCGACGCGAATACGATCGTGGATCAGAATAAACGCCGGGTGCCCAACCCGCGGCGGGTGACCAAGGTCTTATACCGGCGTCCCGGCGCTACCAAGTGGGAGGTCAAAGACTGGGACTGGGCTTTAAAGGAAATTGCGAAGCGGGTCAAAGCAACGCGCGATGCGACCTTTGAAGAAAAAGACGCCAACGGCGTTACGGTTAACCGGACCCCAGCGATCGCTCACTTAGGAAGCGCTTCCCTCGATAACGAAGAGAATTACGTCATCCATAAGCTTCTCCGGAGCTTAGGCATCATTAATATCGACCACCACGCCCGTCTCTGACACTCCTCTACCGTGGCCGGTCTGGCCAACACGTTCGGCAGAGGAGTAATGACCAACCACTTCATCGACTACAAGAATGCGGATGTTGTCTTGATGATCGGTTCCAATTCCGCCGAATGTCACCCCCGGGCAATGAGCTGGATCCTGCGTGGCCGGGAGACCCGTGGCACCAAGTTGATCGTGGTGGATCCCCGGTTTACCAAGAGTGCGGCCCTGGCCGATATCTACGCTCCCATCCGGCCCGGAACCGATATCGCCTTCCTGCTGGGCTTGATTAACTATGCCATCGAGAACAAGCTTTACCAGCACGATTACGTGGTCAATTACACCAACGCCTCTTTCCTGGTAGACCCAAATTTCAAGTGTGAAGACGGCCTCTTTTCTGGTTTCAATCTGAAGGACGGAAAGGTCTTCTACGACACCACCACCTGGCGCTATCAGAAGGATGGCGACACCATCAAAAAGGACCCCACGCTCCGCGACCCCAACTGTGTTTTTCAAATTTTAAAGCGGCACGTGGCGCGGTACGACATCAAAACCGTTTGCCAGATTACCGGGACGCCCGAAGATATTTACCGCCAGGTATGCGAAACCTTCTGTGCTACCGGCGTGCCCGACAAAGCCGGTAACGTCATTTACGCGATGGGGATTACCCAGCACACTTACGGCAGCCAAAACGTGCGGGCCATCGCGATGCTGCAATTGCTTCTCGGTAACATTGGCGTCGCGGGGGGCGGGGTGAACGCCCAGCGCGGCGAGTCGAATGTCCAGGGTTCAACGGACATGGCGATGCTCTTCCACCTGCTTCCCGGGTACCTGGCGATGGTTGATGCCACCAAACATACTAAGCTTCAAGATTACCTGGATAAGGAAGTTCCCAAAACCAGCTTCTGGCAAAATACCGGAAAGTTTCTCATCAGTCAGTTGAAGGCCTGGTACGGCGATAAGGCGACCAAGGAGAACGACTTCTGTTTCGATTGGCTGCCGAAGCTTGACGGGAAGCCCCACGACCACGTTTCCATCTTCCAGAGCATGGCGGAGGGGAAGATCAAGGGCTTCTTCGCCTGGGGGCAGAACCCGTTAGTGGGCGGGCCGACTGTGGCAGCGGAACGGCAGGCGATGGAGAACCTGGACTGGCTGGTTGTTGTGGATCTTTTCGAGACCGAGACGGCGGCTTTCTGGAAGCGCCCCGGTGTTGACCCGAAGAAGATCAAGACGGAGGTCTTTCTCCTACCGGCAGCCTTTTCTTACGAGAAAGAAGGGACGGTTACCAACAGCGGCCGCTGGGTCCAGTACCGCTGGAAAGCGGTGGCGCCCCCAGGTGACGCTAAGAGCGATCTCTGGATTGCGGACCGGCTCTTCAAGGCCATCCGGAAGGAGTACCAGACTGGGGGAAGGTTCCCCGACCCGATCTTGAATATGGTTTGGAATTACGACGCGCCCGGCAGCGACGAGCCTGATATCGGGAAGGTGGCCCTGGAAATTAACGGGTACACCGTTGCTGACGGTAAGGCGTTAGATACCTTTGTTAAGTTGAAAGACGATGGTTCTACCGCCTGCGGGTGCTGGATCTACGCCGGTTACTGGGTGGTTGATCCGGAACTGAAGGTGGAGGCGGCGAAGCGGCGGAGCCGTGTGGACAAAAGTGGTCTGGGACTCTACCCGAAATGGGCCTTTGCCTGGCCGGTAAACCGCCGCATCGTTTACAACCGCTGCTCGTGCGATCCGAACGGACAACCCTGGGATCCGCAGCGCGCCCTGGTAGCCTGGGATGGCACTAAATGGGTAACTAACGATGTTCCGGACTTTGCGGTTAAGGACGCGGCAGGGAATCCGGTGCCACCGGCGAAGACGGCTGGAGCACCCTTCATCATGGTGCCGGAAGGGGTCGGGCGGCTCTTCGGCGCTGATAACGGAATTAGAGCTGGCGCTCTTAAAGAGGGCCCGCTTCCGGAGCATTACGAGCCGGTGGAAAGCCCGATTGCAAACCTGATTGCCAAGCAGCAAAACAACCCTGTCATCCTCCGCCGGAAGGGAGCTTTTGATCGGGTTGCGCCAAGCGGAAGTGTTGAATATCCTTACGTGCTTACCACCTTCCGGTTAGTCGAACACTACCAGAGTGGTGCTGTGACGCGGAATTCACCCTGGTTGGTAGAGCTTATGCCCGAAGTGTTCGTGGAGATTTCACCACAGCTTGCGGCCAGGTTAGGTATCAAATCCGGTGACGCCGTTGTGGTCTCCACTATCCGGGGCACGATCAAGTGCAAGGCTTGCGTTACGCCGAGCCTGAAACCCTTAAAGGTCGGCGGGCGTGAAGTAGAGGTTGTTGGTCTTCCCTGGCACTGGGGCTACCAGGGTATAGGAGTGGGCGAATCTGCGAACGTGCTGACGCTCTCTCTTGGCGACGCCAACACGCAGATTCCCGAATACAAGGCGTGCCTCTGCAACATCCGCAAGGCTTAG
- a CDS encoding 4Fe-4S dicluster domain-containing protein, whose product MPKAVLVDLTRCIGCRSCQVACKQWNDLPAERTSFGGGRDNPAALSKTTWTRVEHKYVTDGAKLSYRFVKRQCMHCLEPACVGACFMGVLKKTPQGPVVVAADRCIGCYYCQVACPFEVPRYEWQKGKARPQKCRFCFEPGGKYDRLGQGLAPACVQACPTGALKFGERDQLIAEAWERINAHPHYVRYVYGEKDQGGTSWLYLSDVPFAELGFEVGSGAASFFKRLQRLRTGS is encoded by the coding sequence ATGCCCAAAGCGGTACTCGTTGACCTTACGCGCTGCATCGGGTGTCGCAGTTGTCAGGTCGCTTGCAAGCAGTGGAATGACCTGCCGGCGGAGCGGACATCCTTCGGCGGCGGGCGGGACAACCCGGCGGCTTTAAGCAAGACGACCTGGACCAGAGTGGAACATAAATACGTTACGGACGGAGCAAAACTAAGTTACCGTTTCGTGAAACGGCAGTGTATGCACTGTCTTGAGCCCGCCTGTGTCGGGGCCTGTTTTATGGGGGTGCTGAAAAAGACGCCCCAGGGGCCGGTGGTCGTCGCTGCGGACAGGTGTATCGGCTGCTACTACTGTCAGGTGGCTTGTCCCTTCGAGGTGCCCCGCTACGAGTGGCAGAAAGGAAAAGCGCGGCCTCAGAAATGCCGCTTTTGCTTCGAACCGGGCGGGAAGTACGATCGCCTTGGTCAGGGACTTGCCCCGGCGTGCGTTCAAGCGTGCCCTACCGGGGCCCTGAAGTTTGGGGAACGGGATCAGCTTATTGCTGAAGCGTGGGAGCGAATCAACGCCCACCCACACTACGTGCGGTACGTGTACGGGGAAAAGGACCAGGGAGGCACTTCCTGGCTTTACCTCTCGGATGTACCGTTTGCGGAGCTTGGATTTGAGGTAGGTTCGGGAGCGGCTAGCTTCTTTAAACGGTTGCAGAGGCTGAGAACAGGCTCTTAA
- a CDS encoding formate dehydrogenase accessory protein FdhE — MKRLDVADLAAQMVALWGALGSCGVTAPLFFKRSPTVQERQEWGKGIPWVMLLPPQIETDSFATVVACIAGAIKQVLPELEPEIAAVDRALTQDESLKAVLTDYLRERIIRKDGVVREVPLPSGLSPEAVGFVTGTAARLLMRAYAREAAAWFAAGEWRRGICPVCGNYPVFAVLQEEERARHLYCGLCGTSWRFERLACPFCGRQDGQGELLIWEEQPAYRVYLCHECRAYLKAFDAKWGKPEDLLVESFRTLFLDLLALREGYQNPALEWSNLLVEPHSLRSEG, encoded by the coding sequence GTGAAGAGGCTGGACGTGGCAGACCTTGCGGCGCAGATGGTGGCCCTCTGGGGAGCGTTGGGCTCCTGTGGGGTTACTGCTCCGCTCTTCTTTAAGCGATCACCTACCGTTCAAGAGCGGCAGGAGTGGGGGAAGGGTATTCCGTGGGTGATGCTTCTCCCGCCCCAGATTGAGACGGATTCTTTCGCCACAGTGGTTGCCTGTATCGCGGGTGCTATAAAGCAGGTTCTACCGGAACTGGAACCCGAAATTGCGGCGGTAGATAGGGCTTTAACGCAGGATGAGTCGTTGAAGGCGGTTCTCACAGATTACCTGCGCGAGAGAATCATACGTAAGGACGGCGTTGTGCGGGAAGTACCTCTGCCGTCCGGCCTTTCCCCCGAGGCGGTGGGGTTTGTAACCGGTACGGCGGCGAGGCTTCTGATGCGGGCTTACGCAAGGGAAGCAGCGGCCTGGTTTGCCGCCGGTGAGTGGCGGCGGGGCATCTGCCCTGTATGCGGGAATTACCCGGTTTTCGCCGTTTTGCAGGAAGAGGAGCGGGCGCGGCATTTGTATTGCGGCCTTTGTGGCACGAGCTGGCGGTTTGAGCGGCTGGCTTGCCCGTTTTGCGGCCGCCAGGACGGGCAGGGGGAATTGCTCATCTGGGAAGAGCAGCCAGCGTACAGGGTTTACCTCTGTCACGAATGCCGGGCCTATTTGAAGGCGTTTGACGCTAAGTGGGGGAAACCGGAAGACCTGCTTGTAGAATCTTTTCGCACGCTTTTTTTAGATCTGCTGGCGCTGCGCGAAGGTTACCAAAACCCAGCGCTGGAGTGGAGCAACTTGCTGGTGGAACCCCATTCCTTGCGGTCGGAAGGCTAA
- the moaA gene encoding GTP 3',8-cyclase MoaA — MGRERQRVDYLRISVTDRCNLRCRYCLPSEGVPTVPHAEVLRHEEIVAIVQAAVAVGIKKVRLTGGEPLVRRGIVELVAMLAAVPGIDDVALTTNGVLFPEMAAALKRAGLRRVNISLDTLRPERYAWITRGGDLQRVLTAVETALALGLHPVKLNMVVLKGFNDDEIIDMARLSLERPLHVRFIELMPFGPADALQNECFFPTREVRARLEAHFGPLVTIRKLAGCGPACYYRIPGATGTIGFISGVTGHFCSRCNRLRLTATGELRTCLFGGPGVDLKGPLRAGANQAAVAALLREAIEKKAGTRAKTGRLGVMARLGG; from the coding sequence GTGGGTAGAGAACGGCAAAGGGTTGATTACCTACGTATTTCCGTGACTGACCGCTGTAATCTTCGCTGCCGTTACTGCTTGCCTTCTGAGGGCGTGCCTACAGTTCCGCATGCAGAGGTCCTGCGGCACGAAGAGATTGTGGCTATAGTTCAGGCGGCGGTTGCGGTGGGGATTAAAAAGGTCCGGCTTACGGGAGGGGAACCGCTCGTCCGCAGGGGAATTGTGGAGTTAGTGGCGATGCTGGCGGCGGTTCCCGGAATCGACGATGTAGCGCTGACGACGAACGGCGTCCTCTTTCCGGAAATGGCTGCGGCGCTTAAAAGAGCGGGCTTGCGGCGGGTCAACATCAGCCTCGACACCTTACGGCCGGAACGTTACGCCTGGATCACGCGGGGCGGGGATTTGCAAAGGGTTTTAACGGCCGTGGAGACGGCTCTCGCGCTTGGACTGCACCCGGTCAAGCTCAACATGGTAGTGCTGAAGGGTTTCAATGACGACGAAATTATCGATATGGCGCGGCTTTCCCTGGAGCGGCCGTTACACGTCCGGTTCATCGAGCTAATGCCTTTCGGCCCGGCGGACGCGCTGCAGAACGAATGTTTTTTCCCCACCCGGGAGGTCCGGGCGCGCCTTGAGGCGCACTTTGGTCCTCTTGTCACCATCCGTAAACTGGCCGGCTGCGGCCCCGCCTGTTATTACCGGATACCGGGTGCGACCGGCACCATCGGCTTTATCAGCGGGGTTACCGGCCATTTCTGCTCTCGCTGCAACCGCCTGCGCCTGACCGCTACGGGAGAGCTCCGGACCTGCCTTTTTGGGGGGCCGGGGGTTGATCTCAAGGGGCCGCTCCGGGCTGGTGCTAATCAGGCGGCGGTCGCGGCGCTGCTCCGCGAGGCGATTGAGAAGAAGGCCGGAACCAGGGCTAAAACCGGGCGGCTTGGCGTGATGGCCCGTCTTGGCGGGTAA
- a CDS encoding MTH1187 family thiamine-binding protein produces the protein MAGVVAEIAVVPLGTGSPSVSRYVAECVRLLAASGLKYEVTAMGTIVEGELEKVLAVARQMHEAPFAAGVARVVTTIKIDERRDKALSIRGKVAAVTGQLKNFGV, from the coding sequence ATGGCCGGCGTGGTGGCCGAAATCGCGGTGGTCCCTCTTGGGACGGGCTCGCCAAGCGTCAGCCGCTACGTGGCGGAGTGTGTGCGGCTACTTGCGGCGAGCGGGCTCAAGTACGAAGTGACGGCGATGGGGACCATCGTCGAGGGTGAGCTCGAGAAGGTGCTGGCTGTGGCCCGGCAGATGCACGAGGCACCTTTCGCCGCCGGGGTTGCCCGCGTAGTAACGACCATCAAGATTGACGAGCGGCGGGATAAGGCACTTTCGATTCGGGGCAAAGTAGCGGCGGTAACCGGGCAACTAAAGAATTTTGGGGTTTAA
- a CDS encoding Mrp/NBP35 family ATP-binding protein, with protein MKEECEKAGKQCGACGERETCPAGETFAPAHKLSQVRHLVAVMSGKGGVGKSSVSALLATTLSRQGCRVGILDADITGPSIPKLFGIKERVEGSEFGVYIPKSPKLGIYVMSANLFLEREDDPVIWRGPIISNVIRQFWTDVAWGKLDYLIVDLPPGTGDAPLTVMQSLPLDGVIIVSSPQDLAVMVVRKAIRMVAEMKVPILGLVENMTYVTCGKCGQKIFAFGEPQGEKVAAETGVPLLSTLPIDPELSRLGDEGRIEDYTPTGLEELASTLEDRFKSSSKTARLLFQQ; from the coding sequence GTGAAGGAAGAATGTGAAAAGGCTGGTAAGCAGTGTGGTGCGTGTGGCGAACGGGAAACCTGTCCGGCAGGGGAAACTTTTGCGCCGGCTCATAAGCTCTCTCAGGTGCGCCACCTGGTAGCGGTCATGAGCGGCAAAGGTGGGGTGGGGAAGTCCTCGGTGAGCGCGCTTTTAGCCACAACCCTATCCCGCCAGGGATGCCGGGTTGGTATCCTGGATGCGGACATTACCGGGCCGAGCATCCCCAAGCTTTTCGGGATTAAGGAGCGGGTGGAAGGGAGCGAGTTCGGCGTTTATATTCCCAAGAGCCCTAAGCTCGGGATCTACGTGATGTCGGCGAACCTCTTTTTAGAGCGGGAAGACGACCCGGTGATCTGGCGGGGGCCGATTATCAGCAACGTGATCAGGCAGTTCTGGACCGATGTGGCTTGGGGAAAACTCGACTACCTGATAGTCGACTTACCACCGGGAACAGGGGATGCGCCCCTCACCGTGATGCAGTCCCTGCCGCTTGACGGGGTAATCATCGTTTCTTCGCCTCAGGACCTGGCGGTGATGGTGGTGCGTAAGGCGATCAGGATGGTGGCGGAGATGAAGGTACCTATCCTGGGCCTGGTGGAGAATATGACTTACGTTACCTGCGGGAAGTGCGGCCAGAAGATATTTGCTTTCGGCGAACCGCAAGGGGAAAAGGTGGCGGCGGAAACCGGCGTGCCGCTTCTGTCAACGCTGCCGATAGACCCAGAGCTAAGCCGCCTCGGCGACGAGGGGCGGATAGAGGATTATACCCCCACCGGACTTGAGGAACTGGCCAGCACTCTTGAGGATCGGTTCAAATCTTCCTCTAAGACGGCCCGGCTTCTCTTCCAGCAGTAA
- a CDS encoding FAD/NAD(P)-binding protein: MKVANPLLPQPATIIDIIQETGDVKTFRVVLDDPDAMAAWRHRPGQTAMVSVFGVGEAMFCLASSPTSRDWIEFSIRRAGKVTTAIHQLEPGAKIGVRGPYGNSFPVEAMRGNDLLVIGGGIGLAPLRPLVNFMIAPENRKDYGNIEIIYGARSYGDLCYKEEVFRTWPETPGVTVWTTIDAPEEGWEGHVGFVPAYVAEIKPAPENKFVAICGPPVMIKFTLKELEKLGFKEEQIYTTLEMRMKCGIGKCGRCNIGAKFVCRDGPVFNLAALKELPPEY; the protein is encoded by the coding sequence ATGAAGGTAGCCAATCCGCTTCTGCCGCAACCGGCAACCATCATCGATATCATCCAGGAAACCGGGGACGTCAAAACCTTCCGGGTGGTACTCGACGACCCCGACGCGATGGCGGCGTGGCGTCACAGGCCGGGTCAGACGGCAATGGTTTCCGTCTTCGGGGTAGGCGAGGCGATGTTCTGCCTCGCTTCTTCACCCACTTCCCGGGACTGGATCGAGTTTAGCATCCGGCGTGCGGGAAAAGTGACCACCGCCATCCACCAACTGGAGCCGGGCGCCAAGATCGGCGTCCGCGGTCCCTACGGCAACAGTTTTCCCGTAGAGGCAATGCGGGGTAACGATTTATTAGTCATCGGCGGGGGGATAGGGCTTGCACCCCTGCGGCCCCTGGTAAACTTCATGATTGCCCCGGAAAACCGGAAGGACTACGGCAATATCGAAATCATCTACGGCGCCCGCTCGTACGGCGACCTCTGTTATAAGGAAGAGGTCTTCCGGACCTGGCCGGAAACGCCGGGGGTTACAGTCTGGACGACGATCGACGCCCCTGAGGAAGGGTGGGAGGGGCACGTCGGCTTCGTTCCGGCCTACGTCGCAGAGATCAAGCCCGCGCCAGAAAACAAGTTTGTGGCCATCTGCGGTCCGCCGGTCATGATTAAGTTTACTTTGAAAGAGCTTGAAAAGTTGGGCTTTAAAGAGGAGCAGATCTACACCACTCTGGAGATGCGGATGAAGTGCGGCATCGGCAAGTGCGGCCGTTGCAACATCGGCGCCAAGTTTGTCTGCCGGGACGGCCCTGTTTTTAACCTCGCCGCGCTCAAGGAACTCCCGCCAGAGTATTAA
- a CDS encoding 4Fe-4S dicluster domain-containing protein, whose amino-acid sequence MVLKLLKKERLLSFLERLMQKFLLVAPVREGNLTVYRPVKAAAEVAVDAPKSVVPPKEWFFPQTEEIYRYATSKENLVLEENVLAPPAVLFGVRPCDLRSFQVLDAVFLQEPADRYYAARRENTLLIGMSCNTACPECFCTAYGISPLKGTGADIHLTDIGTAYLVEALTPKGEEIVLQDPEFYEEKVAGIDEALRAKEQALTAEFAVQVAVTDLPAKMAALFNHPYWEELSRRCLGCGICTYVCPTCHCFDITDENRGNTGKRLRCWDACLFRDYTLHTSGHNPRHALHQRLRNRFFHKLKYNLDRYGIEGCVGCGRCVALCPVNIDIREVIATVRGLQV is encoded by the coding sequence ATGGTCCTGAAACTCCTAAAAAAAGAGCGTCTCCTTTCCTTTCTCGAGCGGCTAATGCAGAAATTCCTTTTAGTGGCACCGGTAAGAGAAGGCAACCTTACCGTTTACCGGCCGGTCAAGGCGGCAGCCGAAGTGGCTGTTGACGCGCCTAAGAGCGTCGTGCCGCCGAAGGAATGGTTCTTCCCGCAGACGGAAGAGATTTACCGTTACGCCACCAGCAAAGAAAATCTTGTCTTGGAAGAAAACGTTCTGGCGCCTCCCGCCGTCCTCTTCGGGGTTCGTCCCTGCGACCTCCGGAGTTTCCAAGTGCTGGACGCGGTATTCCTGCAGGAGCCGGCGGACCGCTACTATGCCGCCCGCCGCGAAAACACACTCCTTATCGGCATGAGCTGCAACACAGCCTGCCCCGAATGCTTCTGCACCGCTTACGGTATCTCGCCGCTCAAGGGAACGGGGGCGGACATTCATTTAACCGATATCGGGACGGCTTACCTTGTTGAGGCGCTCACCCCGAAAGGGGAAGAGATCGTGCTCCAGGACCCCGAGTTTTACGAGGAAAAGGTGGCCGGGATTGACGAGGCCCTGCGCGCCAAAGAGCAAGCGCTCACGGCGGAATTTGCGGTGCAGGTAGCGGTAACAGATCTTCCGGCAAAGATGGCGGCGCTCTTCAACCACCCGTACTGGGAGGAGCTCAGCCGGCGGTGTCTAGGGTGCGGTATCTGCACCTACGTTTGCCCCACCTGTCACTGCTTTGACATTACCGACGAGAACCGGGGAAACACAGGGAAGCGGCTTAGATGCTGGGACGCTTGCCTTTTCCGGGATTACACGCTCCATACCAGCGGGCATAACCCCCGGCACGCGCTCCACCAGCGCCTCCGGAACCGGTTTTTCCACAAGCTTAAGTACAATTTAGACCGTTACGGGATTGAGGGTTGCGTTGGGTGCGGCCGGTGCGTCGCCCTCTGCCCCGTCAACATTGACATCCGGGAGGTCATCGCCACAGTGAGGGGGCTCCAGGTATGA
- a CDS encoding 4Fe-4S dicluster domain-containing protein, protein MKEITESLRREAARLLNEGVELFIGYAAGTRPACARPFFVTKPEEVTGLVFDPFCVPNLVKYILRHADKKVAVVVKGCDRAAVDRLVAERHLDRARITLVGVPCGGMLARERVLAELGPNPRIEAVEDRGPSFVLRVRGEERTFEKRKFLMEKCLGCTRNNPAGVDVMVGKEAPPVADPEYDPLKEIRAIEALPAAERAAFWEKVFGRCLRCYACREVCPACSCTECTFEQAVPGWQQGATWISKAKSLPDNYHYHLIRAFHVAGRCAGCAECERVCPVGIPLMLLNRKLAADIASLFGETEEDPCGALCVYSLADPDEFE, encoded by the coding sequence ATGAAGGAAATAACCGAATCCCTCCGCAGGGAAGCAGCACGGCTCTTAAATGAAGGCGTTGAGCTTTTCATCGGTTACGCCGCAGGCACGCGGCCGGCCTGCGCGCGCCCCTTCTTCGTTACAAAGCCGGAAGAGGTAACCGGCCTCGTTTTCGATCCTTTTTGCGTCCCCAACTTAGTGAAATACATCCTCCGGCACGCAGATAAAAAGGTAGCCGTGGTCGTTAAGGGGTGCGACCGCGCTGCCGTGGACCGTCTCGTTGCCGAACGCCACCTCGATCGCGCCCGCATCACGCTCGTAGGGGTTCCCTGCGGCGGCATGCTCGCCCGCGAGCGGGTGCTGGCGGAACTGGGCCCGAATCCCCGGATCGAAGCGGTAGAGGACCGGGGTCCAAGTTTCGTGCTCCGCGTCCGGGGCGAAGAACGCACCTTCGAAAAAAGGAAGTTCCTGATGGAAAAGTGCCTCGGCTGCACCAGGAACAACCCCGCCGGCGTTGACGTGATGGTGGGGAAGGAGGCCCCGCCGGTAGCCGACCCCGAATATGACCCGTTAAAAGAAATCAGAGCGATTGAGGCGCTTCCGGCTGCGGAGAGGGCAGCCTTCTGGGAAAAGGTTTTCGGCCGGTGCCTGCGGTGTTACGCCTGCCGGGAGGTTTGTCCCGCCTGCAGCTGCACCGAGTGCACCTTTGAGCAAGCGGTACCCGGGTGGCAGCAGGGAGCCACCTGGATCAGCAAGGCCAAGAGCCTGCCGGATAACTACCATTACCACCTGATCCGGGCTTTTCACGTCGCCGGCCGGTGCGCCGGCTGCGCTGAATGCGAGCGGGTCTGCCCGGTTGGCATCCCGCTGATGCTCCTCAACCGGAAGCTCGCCGCGGACATCGCGTCCCTCTTCGGTGAAACAGAGGAAGATCCGTGCGGCGCCCTGTGTGTTTATTCGCTCGCCGATCCGGATGAATTTGAGTAA
- a CDS encoding hydrogenase iron-sulfur subunit, producing the protein MNKNGAAERENSTWQPKIVAFLCNWCSYAGADLAGVSRLKYPANVRIIRVPCSSRVNPQFILRAFQRGADGVLVAGCHPGDCHYVTGNYFTRRRLMLFKRLLEFTGFAPERLKVRWVSAAEGGRFAETIKEMVEELRDLGPNRVMREEK; encoded by the coding sequence ATAAATAAAAATGGTGCAGCAGAAAGGGAAAACAGCACCTGGCAACCGAAGATTGTCGCCTTTCTCTGTAACTGGTGCAGCTACGCCGGCGCCGATCTGGCCGGTGTTAGCAGATTGAAGTACCCGGCCAACGTGCGCATTATCAGGGTGCCCTGCTCCAGCCGGGTTAACCCGCAGTTCATCCTGCGGGCTTTTCAGCGCGGCGCCGACGGCGTTTTGGTGGCGGGGTGCCACCCGGGCGACTGTCACTACGTCACCGGTAACTACTTCACGCGGCGGCGGCTCATGCTCTTCAAGCGGCTGCTCGAGTTCACCGGTTTTGCGCCGGAAAGGCTCAAGGTACGCTGGGTTTCGGCGGCCGAAGGGGGCCGTTTTGCCGAAACGATCAAGGAAATGGTTGAAGAACTGAGGGACCTCGGTCCCAACCGGGTAATGAGGGAAGAAAAATGA